One Micromonospora sp. WMMD1120 genomic region harbors:
- the crcB gene encoding fluoride efflux transporter CrcB, which translates to MTVLLIALGAAVGAPLRYLTDRAVQSRHDSAFPFGTLTVNVLGSLLLGFLVGWPVGPAVSALLGTGFCGALTTYSTFSYETLRLTRGGHRLLALANVLVSVAAGLAAATAGYALARVLPG; encoded by the coding sequence GTGACCGTCCTGCTCATCGCCCTGGGCGCGGCCGTCGGCGCGCCGCTGCGCTACCTCACCGACCGGGCCGTGCAGTCCCGACACGACTCGGCGTTCCCGTTCGGCACGCTCACCGTCAACGTGCTCGGGTCACTGCTGCTCGGTTTCCTCGTCGGGTGGCCGGTCGGCCCGGCGGTCAGCGCGCTGCTGGGCACCGGGTTCTGCGGCGCGCTGACCACCTACTCCACCTTCAGCTACGAGACGCTGCGGTTGACGCGGGGCGGCCATCGGCTCCTCGCGCTGGCCAACGTGCTGGTCAGCGTGGCCGCCGGGCTCGCCGCGGCCACCGCCGGGTACGCCCTGGCCCGCGTCCTCCCCGGCTGA
- a CDS encoding PadR family transcriptional regulator: protein MSVPLTLLGLLEREPSHGYDLKRDYDTFFGRGKPLPFGQVYSTLSRLARDGKVVISDVAPGAGPDRKRYVITDVGATEVEQWLTQPVEPEPHLQTVLFAKVVLALMLDRPAADYLDSQRAAHLRRMRELTEIKRAGSLVDALLADHGLYHLEADLRWIEMTGARLDALRKEVRP from the coding sequence ATGAGCGTTCCACTGACCCTCCTCGGCCTCCTCGAGCGGGAGCCCAGCCACGGGTACGACCTCAAGCGCGACTACGACACCTTCTTCGGGCGGGGCAAGCCGCTGCCGTTCGGCCAGGTCTACTCCACCCTCAGCCGGCTGGCCCGGGACGGCAAGGTGGTGATCAGCGACGTCGCGCCCGGCGCCGGCCCGGACCGCAAGCGCTACGTCATCACCGACGTCGGCGCGACCGAGGTGGAGCAGTGGTTGACCCAGCCGGTCGAACCGGAGCCGCACCTGCAGACGGTGCTCTTCGCCAAGGTGGTGCTCGCGCTGATGCTGGACCGTCCGGCGGCCGACTACCTCGACAGCCAGCGCGCCGCGCACCTGCGGCGGATGCGGGAACTCACCGAGATCAAGCGCGCCGGCAGCCTGGTCGACGCGCTGCTCGCCGACCACGGGCTGTACCACCTGGAGGCGGACCTCCGCTGGATCGAGATGACCGGTGCCCGGCTGGACGCCCTCCGGAAGGAGGTGCGGCCATGA
- a CDS encoding ABC transporter ATP-binding protein, which translates to MSVVIEARDVAFAFGQTPALRGASVAVEAGEILAIMGPSGSGKSTLLHCLAGILVPDSGQVLFDGARIDTMAETQRSSLRRDRFGFVFQFGQLVPELTAVENVALPLLLSGVHRKQALPRARGWFARLGLDGLEQRRSGELSGGQAQRVALARGLVAEPRVLFADEPTGALDSLTGEQVMDLLVGAAREQGTTVILVTHEARIAAYADREVMVRDGRVNAPERIPS; encoded by the coding sequence ATGAGCGTCGTGATCGAGGCCCGCGACGTGGCGTTCGCCTTCGGCCAGACCCCCGCCCTGCGCGGCGCCAGCGTCGCCGTGGAGGCGGGCGAGATCCTCGCCATCATGGGCCCGAGCGGCTCGGGCAAGTCCACCCTGTTGCACTGCCTGGCCGGCATCCTGGTGCCCGACTCCGGTCAGGTCCTCTTCGACGGGGCGCGGATCGACACCATGGCCGAGACCCAGCGCAGCAGCCTGCGCCGGGACCGCTTCGGCTTCGTGTTCCAGTTCGGGCAACTCGTCCCCGAGCTGACCGCCGTGGAGAACGTGGCCCTACCGCTGCTGCTCAGCGGCGTACACCGCAAGCAGGCGCTGCCGAGGGCGCGGGGCTGGTTCGCGCGCCTCGGCCTCGACGGGTTGGAGCAGCGCCGCTCGGGTGAGCTGTCCGGCGGGCAGGCGCAGCGCGTCGCGCTGGCCCGCGGCCTGGTCGCCGAGCCACGGGTCCTCTTCGCCGACGAGCCGACCGGCGCGCTCGACTCGCTCACCGGTGAGCAGGTCATGGACCTGTTGGTGGGCGCCGCCCGCGAGCAGGGCACGACAGTCATCCTGGTCACCCACGAGGCCCGGATCGCCGCGTACGCCGATCGCGAGGTCATGGTCCGCGACGGGCGCGTCAACGCGCCGGAACGGATTCCCTCGTGA
- a CDS encoding FtsX-like permease family protein, with the protein MIRFGLRLAVAGGREALTRLVVIAAAVAVGSGVLLTTLAGVNATNAQLTRYASMYPNASTGDADPLWWSTRQDYFQGRQIIRIDVAATGPSAPTPVGVPAIPGPGEYYASPALRDLLAGHPADQLGDRYPGRDLGTVGPAALTSPDTLLVIAGGSPDQVAELPAAKQVTTVGDTPALPETTVNLILGVVAGGLLFPLLIFIGTATRLSAARREQRFAALRLVGATPRQIAVVAAVEATAAAVAGVAVGFGLFYAFRDPLAGIPFTGMPFFPGDMSLGVLDVLLVALGVPAGAAVAAQVSLRRVRISPLGVTRRVTPRPPRAYRLVPMALGVAVLFLAIGFRPQTSDGQTAVFLPALLLVMAGLVYAGPWLTMVGARVMARYASRPATLIAARRLADNPKAGFRAISGIMLALFVTSVAVGVITTIVANRGPAPVGSTDAGTVTTVFDEKAASVPETLFADLRAVSGVRSATAIRENPHVTASGEVGVIACVELPDAYGRCADGASVVEVPLGLSRWRESASSQTVWPASALTLDELHRLPVVSIVVGTDGSAAAIERTRTVLEIAYPTFWVGPNVPGDFESDFADTLRGWEQLANVVIIASLALGGCSLAVSVIGGLTERRRPFSLLRLSGAPVRVLRRVVALESAVPMLTVAAVAIGMGLLAAHLFLRAQMDYTLDAPEPRFYVIVVLGLVTCLGVIASTLPLLERVTGPETARSE; encoded by the coding sequence GTGATCCGCTTCGGGCTCCGCCTCGCGGTGGCCGGCGGCCGGGAGGCCCTCACCCGCCTGGTCGTCATCGCCGCCGCCGTGGCGGTCGGCAGCGGGGTGCTGCTGACCACCCTGGCCGGCGTCAACGCCACGAACGCGCAGCTCACCCGGTACGCGTCGATGTATCCCAACGCCTCGACCGGTGACGCCGACCCGCTGTGGTGGTCGACCCGGCAGGACTACTTCCAGGGTAGGCAGATCATCCGGATCGACGTCGCCGCGACCGGTCCGAGCGCGCCCACCCCGGTCGGTGTCCCGGCCATTCCGGGCCCGGGCGAGTACTACGCCTCGCCCGCGTTGCGGGACCTGCTGGCCGGCCACCCGGCCGACCAACTGGGTGACCGCTACCCGGGGCGGGACCTCGGCACCGTCGGCCCAGCCGCGCTGACCTCACCGGACACCCTGCTCGTCATCGCGGGCGGCTCCCCCGACCAGGTAGCCGAGCTCCCCGCCGCGAAGCAGGTCACCACCGTCGGCGACACCCCCGCCCTCCCCGAGACCACGGTGAACCTCATCCTGGGCGTGGTCGCCGGTGGGCTGCTCTTCCCGCTGCTGATCTTCATCGGCACCGCCACCCGGCTCAGCGCCGCCCGCCGGGAGCAGCGGTTCGCCGCGCTGCGGCTGGTCGGCGCGACACCGAGGCAGATCGCGGTGGTCGCCGCGGTGGAGGCGACCGCCGCCGCCGTCGCCGGGGTCGCCGTCGGCTTCGGCCTCTTCTACGCCTTCCGCGATCCGCTGGCCGGCATCCCGTTCACCGGCATGCCGTTCTTCCCCGGCGACATGTCGCTGGGTGTCCTGGACGTCCTGCTCGTCGCCCTCGGCGTTCCGGCCGGCGCGGCGGTGGCCGCCCAGGTATCGCTGCGCCGCGTGCGGATCTCGCCGCTGGGCGTCACCCGGCGGGTCACGCCCCGCCCGCCACGGGCGTACCGGCTGGTCCCGATGGCGCTCGGCGTGGCGGTGCTGTTCCTCGCGATCGGCTTCCGGCCACAGACGTCGGACGGGCAGACGGCGGTGTTCCTGCCCGCCCTGCTGCTCGTCATGGCCGGTCTGGTCTACGCCGGCCCGTGGTTGACGATGGTCGGCGCCCGGGTCATGGCCCGGTACGCCAGTCGCCCGGCCACGCTCATCGCCGCGCGCCGCCTGGCCGACAACCCGAAGGCCGGCTTCCGGGCGATCAGCGGGATCATGCTCGCGCTCTTCGTGACGAGCGTCGCCGTCGGGGTGATCACCACGATCGTGGCGAACCGCGGCCCGGCGCCGGTCGGGTCGACCGACGCGGGCACGGTGACCACCGTCTTCGACGAGAAGGCGGCCTCGGTGCCGGAGACGCTCTTCGCCGACCTGCGCGCCGTCAGCGGCGTCCGGTCCGCGACCGCGATCCGGGAGAACCCGCACGTCACCGCGTCGGGAGAGGTCGGGGTGATCGCGTGCGTCGAGCTTCCCGACGCGTACGGCAGGTGCGCCGACGGCGCGAGCGTCGTCGAGGTGCCGCTCGGCCTCAGCCGCTGGCGGGAGTCCGCGTCGTCGCAGACGGTCTGGCCCGCCTCGGCACTCACCCTCGACGAGCTCCACCGGCTGCCGGTGGTGTCGATCGTCGTCGGCACGGACGGCTCCGCCGCCGCCATCGAGCGCACCCGAACCGTGCTGGAGATCGCGTACCCGACCTTCTGGGTGGGGCCGAACGTGCCCGGCGACTTCGAGTCGGACTTCGCCGACACGCTGCGCGGCTGGGAACAACTCGCCAACGTCGTCATCATCGCCAGCCTGGCGCTCGGCGGATGCAGCCTGGCGGTGAGCGTGATCGGCGGCCTCACCGAACGCCGACGCCCGTTCAGCCTGCTGCGCCTCAGCGGCGCGCCGGTGCGGGTCCTGCGTCGGGTGGTGGCGTTGGAGAGCGCCGTACCGATGCTCACCGTCGCCGCCGTCGCCATCGGGATGGGTCTGCTCGCCGCGCACCTGTTCCTGCGGGCCCAGATGGATTACACGCTCGACGCTCCCGAGCCACGTTTCTACGTGATCGTCGTCCTGGGGTTGGTCACCTGCCTCGGCGTCATCGCCTCGACGCTGCCGCTGCTGGAACGCGTCACCGGTCCGGAGACGGCCCGCAGCGAGTAG